CCAGCTCTCGGCACAAACCCATGCCCGGGCATGCCGTAAGGCCCGTATTTCTTTCCACCTTGAATTAAAGTGGCTTCGGTACACATGCAGGAAGTGTAGATTTTTTCCATCTTAAGCGGATCGGTTCCCGAGTTGGTAATCTTGAATTTGTGATTTACCTTGCCTTTTGCCATTGAAATTGAGCCGAAATCATAGAGTTCCTCATCAAGTTTCAGAAATCCGGCCGAGGCCGAAAGCGAGGCACTTTTTTGCGGCTGTATGTATTTTAGTCCCCATAATCCCCCGACAACCAAAATTGCTACAGTTAAAGTTAAAATAATTTTTCGCATATTTTAAGCAATAAAAAATAAAAACCCCTTATAGAGGTTTTGCGCCGCGATATAAATATGCCCGACCGGCAAATTTAAAATCGCGGTTTCAGTTAAAAGACGGGCTGTTTTCGTGTAGCGAAAGCCAGCGTAAATATTTTTCAGGAAAACGAACCGCGGCCGCGAACCAACGGCTCAAAACCGAAAAAGAAAAATCTTTGTTAACGTAAATATCCGCGGCCGAAGCTGTCAGATAAATAGCAACCGTAAACAAAACGGCAAGTACGGCAAAATTAAAAGCCGCGGAAAAAACGGCTAAAGAAAAACTCTTAAAGGCGTTGGAGTAAAAAGAAACTGCCCCGCTTATGCCTGGAGGACAGGCCGAACGGTTGACCGCGGCAGCTAAACATCCGCCGCGCATTTCGGCATTATGACCCATGGCCAAAAACCCAAAAATCGCGATTGCGATGAAACCAAAAAGTATGAAATTAACCAAAAACTTGTTCACTATTGCATTATAGTCCTCGTCCAAATCAAGGTCAACAAACCCCTCAACTTCGTTCAGGGCAAACAAAAAACGCGCTGTCGGGCGCGTTGTTTCAACCTTAATCAGTGCCGAGATTCACAATCATCTTACGTTCAAGGGTTTCACCGGCTATTATTTGAATCCCGCCTGTGTGTCTTAAGTTGTTAAAATTTACGTAGGGCTTGCCGTTGTATTCTACAAAAATACTATACTCCGCCGCTTCAAGCTCTATACTAAATTCTCCGTTTTCATCCGTATCTACCACAACGACTGGCTCTTGAGATCCGAGATACAGATCGCCGGGCGGCCATCCGTCTTTTCCATATTTATAGTCAAGAATTTCTTTGCAAGACGCTTCCCATGCGCCAATACATTCTTTGCAGAAAATTGGCGGGCTGTAAATAAAAATCCTTGTTTTAAATGGCACAACTTTTCCTCTAGGCATTGGTGGCATAAAATCGCCCGTCCGTTTAAAAGCCTGGCCTTTCAGCAGCCCCCTCATTCCTAAAACCTCCTCTCAAAAAACACCCGACCCCATCTTTGCATATTCAGTAAAAAATCGCAACCTAACCAATTTTTAATTGGCTTTTAATCAAATCAAAAACCGGCCAAACAATCACAAGTCACACAATTCAGACGGCCGTCCGAATTATATGACTTACTATATTTGCCATATTTGTGTTACACAACTTCTTCTATAAGAAACAATTTAATATATGGGATAACGCGGTAGGATCGTATAATTTCTTCAGTTTCTTTGTAAACATCGTAGGGGCACACCCACGCACTTTGCTGGAGTTTTTGATAACCCAGATTTATCAACGCCTCTCTCAATAATCCCCTCGTCCGCCTTTGCTTCTCCGGAATATCAAAAATGATCATTACCCATCTCCCGTCTTTTCGTCTTTTCTTTTGCTTTGATTTCCACCTTGCCAAAAGCACCCTTTTGGCGCCTTTGGGCGTAAGAATAATCCCCCTTGTGCCCTCAAGAGCTTTCACCTTTATATATCCTCTTTCTCCTAAATTCTTAATAAACTGACTGAATTTGGTTCTGGCTTTCAATATTTGATACTCGCGTCTCAAGCGATGCTCTTCGGGGTAAACAACTTGATGCATCGTGTGCGGTGCTAAGACATCATATGCTTTATCCATTTTCTCAATAAATAGATAGAGTTTCCATAAAAACGCATCGGTAATTGGTAATTTCACGATGTTTTAATTATACATCAATTTAAAACACAAGGTAATATGATTCAGACGGCCGTCTGAATTATATGACTTGGGTTTTATTTATCTTCAAAATATTTTCTGCCTTTAAGCTTATCGGGCATCAAATCCTCGCTGGTGTATTTCTCATAACCTTTGCCGTAGTTTAAATTCTTCATCAATTTTGTGGACGCGTTTCGGATTTTAAGCGGAATCGGGAGGTTACCGTGATCTTTTGCGTCTTTCATCGCCGACATCAATCCGTCGTAAGCCCTGCGGTCTTTTTTGCACTGCGCCAAATACGCGACTCCATGAGCCAGATTTATCGCGCATTCGGGAAGTCCTATTGTTTCAACCGCGCGAAAGACCTCGTTAGCGACAACAAGCGCTGTCGGCTGGGCTAAACCAATATCTTCGGATGCAAAAATAACCATTCTGCGAGCGATAAATTTCGGGTCTTCGCCCGCGTCCACCATTCGCGCCAAATAATATAAAGCCGCATCCGGCTGGCTCGCGCGCATGCTTTTTATAAACGCGCTGATGGTATTATAATGTTCCTCGCCTTTTTTATCGTATCGTAAATGTTTTGATTGCAACGCGGATTTCAAATTTTCTAAATTAACTTTGCCATACAAATTATCCGTTGTTTCAAGCAAATTAAGAGCTTGGCGGGCGTCGCCGTTGGCCATGGCAATAAGCCAATTTTGCGCGTCTTTTGGCATATTCATTTTAGTTCTGCGTATAATCCGCGTCATTTCGGCATTGTTTAATTCATTCATTACAAAAACACGGCAACGGGATAAAAGCGCGGGGATGACTTCAAAACTGGGATTTTCAGTGGTTGCGCCGATTAAAGTTAAACGCCCCGACTCAACAAAAGGCAATAAAAAATCCTGCTGGGCTTTATTGAAACGATGAATCTCGTCTAAAAATAAAATTTTACTTTTCTCGCCCAACTTGCCCTGATTGGTTCCAAGAATTTCTTTTATGTCTTCTTTTCCGGCCGAAACCGCCGAAAGTTCGTGAAGTTCGGCGTCAAGATTTCTTGCGTAAATCCGCGCGAGTGTTGTTTTGCCCACCCCCGGCGGGCCCCAAAAAATAAATGAAAAAAGGTGTCGTTTGCGAACGGCCTCATAAATCGGCTTTCCCTTGCCAGCCAAATGCCCCTGCCCCACGAATTCCCTTAAATTTTTTGGCCTGATTTTTGCCGCTAGCGGTTCCATAACGACTTAATTCTAATAAAAAAACCGCCTCGCGTGAAGCGGGACGGCTGGCTATTCGTGGTTTTTTGAAAACCATTTGGCAAATTTCGTAGCGGCGTTACTATCTCTTTTTTTGCGCCACAAGGCGCGCTCCCCATCGTTCATTTCGGCAATAGTTTTTGTATAACCCTCCGGAACAAAAATCTGCCACAAACCCGACCACGCCTCTTTCGTCAACTCGCCTTTTGGCTTATTCGAAACAGAGCCCAAAATTGTGTCTTCAAAAAATTTTACATTCTCGCCGTCATCGGTATAAGCAAGACACTCGCGAAATTCGCATTTGCGCGTCCTTTTTTTGACAAGCACCATAATCCCCTCCGGCCCAAGCGTCATAAAAGCGAATCTGACAAACGTCCCCGGAAAGTTCGGCCAAGCGTGGAGATAAAAACCAGAATCCTGCACAATCACGGGCTTTTTTATCAATTTATATGCCGCCAAAACTTTCTGTCTGGCAATTTCTTTTAGGTCCATCAATTGCGGCTCCGGCAATTCTCTATCTATGTGCTCAATTTCAATCCCATACGGCTCAAAAACGGTCTTAAATGAAGCGACTTTACCGGGATTCGTGGTTACCAGACAAATTTTAGACATACGCCTTCTCCGCAAATATAACCAAATCCTAAATTAGGTTATCAGAAAATACACTTATTGCAATATTTCAAAAATTTTGGAGGGGCGGCGGGCTCCTTTTATCATACGAACGCGCGATGCGGGGATTTTTAAATGTTCGGCAAGAGCGCGGATAACCGCGCGGTTGGCCTCGCCCCGTTCGGCTTTTGCTTTTACGCAAATCTCAAAATGATTTTCTGATTTACGCGAAATCCCCTCTTTTTTCGCGCCGGCAAAAACTTTTACTTTAATTAACATAATTATTCATATCTCACCGGAGGCATTTTTAAGAAATTTAAAAACTCAAGTTTATTTTATTCTTATTTTTTTCTCGTTTCGTCCGGCGTAATAATCGCACTTTTTGCACTCCAAATCGTCTCCCGGGTAAGGTTTTTCAAGAAAATCAACCATTTCTTTGAGTTTCTTTTCAAAATTTTTGGCGTCAATTTTCACTTCGTCCACATGACTCGCGAATTTCACTTCTGTTGACGGGTCGTTTTTGTCTTTGACGAAATAGTGCAGCAAAAAGGCGCGGTCTGACGGCTTATATCCGTTTTTCAAAAACATATAGCCATAGGCGGCAAGTTGGTCGCGGTAATATTTCTGCTTGTCTTCAGCCGGCGCGTTGCCGGATGATTTGTAATCGGCCGGAATAAAGCGGCCGTCCGATTCCACAAAAACATCGTCAATTTTTCCGACAAGTTCGTAACCCGAATTTTCATTTACCACTTTAAGCGCGCTGGAATTGGTCCGCCACTCGTTGAGAAGTTCCAGATCGTCAAAAGTCCTTATGCCCATTTTCTCAAGCTCCTTGGATTCCGGCGGAAATTTTTTGTCGGCGCGGTATTTGTCGTATCTGGTCTTTAAAATGCTGTCCATCGCCGTATTTAAAGCCAACGGCAGCATCGGCGGTTTTCTATGATGATTCTCAAGCCAAAAACAGGCCTTGCATTCCGTATAAGAATAAAGCCCGCTCGGGCTCAACTTCCATAATCCATTTTTTGTTTTCATGATTTTGGTTTTTTGTTCTTTTTTAAGTGTTTAAAAATCTCAATTTGACGAAGGCGCCTTTCGGCTTCTTTTTTTGTGTTATATCTTCCAAAAACTCTGCCTGTTTTTTCCGACGTCACCACATACTGTCCCTTGACTTTTTTAATCACGTACCTATAATAACACCGGACGTTGTTAAGCATAAGGGGGATGCCGTGAAAATTCTACGCGCTCTTCTTAAGGCGCTAAATCCTCTCATCTGGCTTATTAATCTGTTTATGTACTTTGCGCATCTTGAGGGTCAGAGATCTTGTAAAGAATATCATCCTTATGATTTTTTCTGGGATCTAAAATATTTTTAAGGCCGAACCGCCCAACCCTCTTGGGCGGTTTCAATTGTTGCAAAGCATTTAATTATTCATATAATGTATAGAGAAGTTCCCTTTAAATTCATTCCGCAGTAGCTCAATGGTAGAGCAGCTCCCTGTGAATAAAATAGTTCGTTTTTTGTGGTATACTTAAATGTGTATGCCAAAAGAAAAACGAACATACGCCGACCGCCGAGAGTATTTAAAAATGGCAGTGACCAAAAGACGACGAAGATTAAAAACACTGCTTGTAGAATATAAAGGCGGGAAATGCACGGTCTGCAGTTATAATAAAACCCCGTGGGCAATGGATCTTCATCATGTTGATGAATCCAAGAAATCATTTGATATGTCCTCACGCGGACTTACCCGCTCATGGGAACGTCTTAAAAAAGAGGCAGATAAGTGTGTGTTGCTTTGTGCAAATTGTCACAGAGAAATACACGCCGGCGTAACGCAGCTTCCTAAAGTAATTTAGGTTGAAAAATCTCGGGATAACGGTGAAGCCCTAAATCTTTTGCATTAGATTGGGTAATACCGTGGGAACCTTTGCTTGTTCGGGGTTTACTCCGAGCGAAGTCGAGGAGCGCCGTAGAGACTAGATACCGAGATCCCGCCATTCATTTGAAATATTATTTAATGGAGGGGGGGAAAGATATAGTCCAACCCTAAAAGTAATTTTAGGACCGTTGTAAGGAGTTGGTTGTAGGTTCGAATCCTACCTGCGGAGCCAATAAACTAGATACGAACTCATTTTTTGAAGATTAGACCTCTATCAGAGGTCGTATCCAGCGCGGTTGACAATCGCTTGACAATTGAATATAGATTGCTTGGGTTTTGTGCCGCAAAACGCCCCGCCCCCGCCTCCGGCATATGCCGGAGGCGGGGGGTTTTAGGTTGAAATCAGGCCAAAAATGTGGGAAAGTAAGGGGGATATGAAGAATCTCATGGAAAAATTGAAAAAGGTGCTTATCAAAGAGATGTTTACACATTCGGTGTTCCGCTTGATGATTTAATCAAGTAGAAATATGTCGGTTTTTCTTAAAAAATATTTGGCTGAAAAAGTAGCTCTTCAAAAAATGGCCGGCTCTTTGAACCGCCTATCTTCTGTCTTGGCAAAATCAACGATTGACCTCAACCCGTATCAAATTCATGCGGCTCTTTACGCATTTAACAGTCCGCTTTCTCGTGGCGCAATTTTGGCCGATGAAGTCGGCTTGGGTAAGACGATTGAAGCCGGCATTATCATATCCCAACTTTGGGCCGAAGGGAAGAGAAAGATATTAATTCTTGCCCCGGCCTCGTTAAGAAAACAGTGGCAAGATGAGTTGCTTTCAAAATTTGGAATTGAATCAGAAGTTTGGGACGGCCCCTCTTTTAGGGCGCAAACAGACATGGGAGAAAAGACACCCCTAACTTACAGTGGCGTTTTTATAATTTCTTACCATTTTGCTTACAGCCACCTTGAATTGATAAGGAAGCAAGGTTGGGCTGTTGTTGTAATAGATGAAGCCCATCGTTTTAGGCGTGTGTTCAAGGGAAGAGATGCCTCAAAAATGGCATACGACATTCGGGAAATAATAAAAGATAAACCAAAGGTTTTGCTGACGGCAACACCCCTGCAAAACAGCCTTGAGGAATTATACGGGATAGCAAGTTTTATAGACGACAAGCTTCTCGGATCATCCTATAGTTTCAAAACGAAGTTCATACAGCCGATAAAGGACCAGTCGGGGTTAGCTAAATTGAGATTGGAGGAATTGAGGGCATTGATACGCGGGGAAGAAGGCGACGACCCGTCGTCAATCTCCGGAGTAATTACACGGACTTTGAGAAAACAAGTTTTGGAGTATGTGCAATTTACCGACAGGACATCAATGACTTTTGACTTTACTCCCACCGAGGAAGAAGTTGAATTGTACGAGAAAGTTTCCGCATACCTCCAGCGTCCTAATGTGGCGGCCATTACCGCGACGCAGAGAAATTTGATGATTCTCGTTTACAGAAAATTATTGGCCAGTTCGTCGTTCGCCATAGCCGACACCCTGAAGAAGTTAAGTGAGAATCTAAAAAACGAATTGAAGTTGCGAAATAAAGAAGCAGTGGCCGAGGAGTTGAATCCGGAGTCAACGGCAGATGAGGGCCTTTTGGAAGAATTTGAAGAATCAGAATTGGAGGGAGTAGAACAAGGTCAGAAGAAAGAAAAGCAACGCGTTGACGATACTTTTAGCGATGACGACATAAAAAAGGAAATAGAGGAGTTGGAAGGATATTATTCATTGGCAGTCAAAATTAAAGAAAACACAAAGGGTAAAGCGTTGATTAACGCCTTGTCGCAACTTTTCAAACAGGCCAGAGAAAAGAAGTGGCCTGAAAAAGCTGTGGTGTTCACAGAGTCAACGCGCACTCAGGACTATCTTTTAAAACTTCTCAAAGAAGCCGGAATTTCTTTTACGGAATTCAACGGGTCAAATAACTCGCCCGAAGCACGAGAGGCATTCAATCGTTGGAAAAAGGAGTTTCCAGAAGCGGCATCTGTTGGTTCAGCATCTGCCAACACGCGCCAAGCTCTTATTCATGACTTCAGAACAAATACACAAGTCTTGCTTACCACAGAAGCGGGGGCGGAAGGATTAAACCTCCAGTTTGCAAATATTGTCATCAATTATGATTTGCCGTGGAATCCTCAAAGAGTGGAACAGAGAATCGGCCGTTGCCACCGCTACGGCCAAAAGCACCAAGTGGTAGTTGCGAATTTTCTTAATACAAAAAATTACGCCGATAAGCGAGTACTGGAATTGTTGAGCGAGAAACTAAATTTATTTAACGGACTTTTTGGAAGTTCCGATGAGATTCTTGGCGCTTTGGAATCCGGTCTTGATTTTGAAAAGAAGATACTTGAAATTTATCAAAACAGCAGAAGCCCTGAAGAATACGACAAAGCGTTTACAGAACTACAGGAAAGCTTGAAAGATGTTATCTCAAAAACAACCTTGCAATATAGAAACTTGTTATTGGAAAGCGCGGATCAAGCTGTTGCCGCATTATTCAAAAAAACGGAAGCGGAAACTAAAAAAGCGATTTCAGATTTTGACAGGGATTTGCTTTTTCTCTGCAAGCTCACGCTGGAAGAAAAGATAAAACCAACCGAGGATGAGGCGATTTTTGTGATAGATGGTTATAAATTTCCGATTGCTTTTCGAGAGCTTCGCGATGATGAAGAAGGTAAAATTTCCCGCGCGCACAAAGACCATCCAGTCATCAGTAAAATTATTGAAGATAATTTGAAACTGCAAACTAAGCCGATACCTTCTTTGATTTTTGAGCTTTCAAAACACGGCGGTAAAATATCCCAGTTGAGCGACGCTAAAGTAAAAGAAGGATTTATATTTCTTTGGAAGTTAAAGATAGCCGGAGTCGAGACGGAAGAAATTTTAGTGCCGCTCGTTTTTCTCGAAAAAACAGAAGGCGAATTCAGCGCATTGGATGTGGCAATTGCCAATGAATTCATTGATGTGGAAAGTGTTGATTCTGAAAAAACACTTGAGAGTTCGCCTATTAAAAAAGAGTTTTTGCTTCAAACTTGGGAAAAATGGAAAAAGCCAGTTGTAGAAAGGTATCAGAAAAGAAATGAGCGTCTTTTTGACAGGGAGACGAACAGGATAAACCGATATTACGACGACTACGCGCTTCGTGTTGAAGATAGGATGAAAAAGTCGGAAAATGAACAAAAGGATGTAAATCGTAGGAGAGATAATTCCTCCGACTTGGAAGAAAGGCGGAAGTTGCTCAAGCGAATTCAAGACATCAATATTGCTTTGGACAAGCTAAGAATCCAGCAGTTGAAGTTGAGACAAGAAGGTGCGAAATTGCGAGAAAAAGAACTGGACAATCTTTGGAAAACTCTGGAGCCGAAAATTTCCGAAGAAATGATTGCGATAACGCATTTCACCATTCAATAATATGTCAACGGAAATTAAACAAAAAAAACAGGACTTGGGAATTTTTTACACCGACCAGAGAATCGTGAGTTTTATATATGATATTCTTTCTGTCTGGAAAGCAAAAGAGGACGAGGATTTAAAGCGTTGGGAGAGTCGAAAACCTCATGCTCACTATCCGTCAGTTATTGATCCGGCTTGCGGCGAGGGAATCTTCTTAAAGAAAGCAGTGGAGTCCGGTTTTACCGGATACAATCCTACACATAAAGTGCCATATATTTTCGGTATTGATATAGATGAATCGGTTGTTGATAAATGGGAATCTGTTGAGCTTCTAAATTTTTTCCACGAAGACAGAAGGGCAATGAAAAATCACTTTTATGGCCAAAACGGATTGCTTAATCTGCCGAATAGAAAATTGCCTTACAAAAAAATGGAAGACGGACTTGTACAATTTGATGCGGTTGTTGGTAATCCGCCGTATGGAGGCATCGGTCTTAAAGAAGAAGAAATGAGGGGCAAATTGGCGGCATCCCTTTTGGAGTACGAGATATGGAAATACGCTTTTGATATACAAATAAGCAAGCAGGGAAATATGTTTGGATCCATGGCCTCTCAAAAGGACATTGTAAATAGATTGAGAAATATGCCCATCGAAATTTTATTTCTAGAGAGATTTATACAACTTGCAAAGCCGGGCGGTTGGATAGCTATCATTATTCCAGACGGCATTTTAACCAATTCAAATTCTCACTATGTACGCGAATTTGTTAGCGAGAAAGCAAGAGTGGAAGCAATTGTTTCTTTGCCGCGAGACGCTTTCAAAAATGTTGGCACAACAGCCAAAACCAGCATTTTATTTTTACAAAAATATAAAGACCAAGGGAAAGAGCGAGATTTAAACTATCCGGTTTTTCTCGCTTCAGTCGAATCTCTTGAAGAAAAATATTTTAAAATTATAAAAGATGCTTACCAAAAGCATTATACAAAAATATGAGCAAGAAAAATTTAGTTCAAATAACAACAGATGAAAAAGGTCGGGAAATCGTAATGGTACGAGTGGATAAAACCCTGAAAGAAATGATGGAAGAAAAACCATCAAGTAGATGGAATGCTGCTTACTGGCATCCAACCTATGTTAAAAATTCAGAAGAAATAGCAGCAAGTAATTTTTCTGTAATTAAAATAGGCGACGCGGAAGAAAGATTGACTTATGGCGCAATCGTTACTGGCGGGAAAAATTATGAGGGGAAGGGAGTATTTTTAGTCAATCAGGGAGATATCCAATTTACCGGATTAGATAATACGAATTTGAAAGAAGTTAAAAAAGCTTCTCCTTGGAATATTGAACGCGCAAAGGTTAAACTTAATTCTTTGATTTTAGCTCGATCTGGAGTTGGAGGAGTTGGTAAAAATCGAATTACTATTATAACCAAGCCAATGAATGCGGTGGTAGATAGTTTTGTTGATGTTTTAGACCTAGACGATAAAAAAATTAATCCTGTTTATGTACTTGTCTTTTGGAAAACTATGTTTGGGAAATTACAAATTGAAAGAATAATAAATGGCGTTGGAACTGTAAATATTAGTTTTGATGAAATTAGAGAAATGAAAATACTTGATATTTCGGAAGGTGTTCAAGGCAATATTGAATCCGAATATAAAAAAATATCTGTCTTTCACGACAAGGCAATGGAAGCAAAGAAAAAGGGCAAGGATGTGGAATACAAAGCTAACATGGAAACCGCCGAGAGAATGCTGAAAGATTTAATCGCTAAAACCGAAGCCGTTATTCGCGGCGAGAAAAAAGATGTAATTTAATTTTTATGCCAGAACAAAGGTCGGAAAATTCTTATATCGTAAACGACATCTTACCGTTTCTGGCAAGCAATTTTGGCTACCCGATTCATGACGCGGAGCGAGTAAAAATAAACGATGTTCCGATTTTTCGGCCAAGCGGCGGCAGAAGTGGGTCCACAATTGATATTGTCTACTATCATAACGGGGAGCCAGTTCTTCTCATTGAAGCAAAAACTAAACATAAAACTCATGAGTCCGCATTGATAGAAGCAAAGAATTATCTAAAAAACTTTCCCATAGACAAACCGGAGTTTGCTCCGTCTGGCTTGCCCCCAAAAATTTTGGCAACAACAGTCGGTAAAAACATTAAATTTTACAAATGGAGCATAGATTATTCAAAACCAATTCCGGATTTTATAACCGAAGAAATTGAGGTTTTATCATTTGAGAAGTTGCTTTCCTACTACGGATTAATTAAAGAATATAAGGCGCGCATTTTAGAGCCCAAAAACTTTGCCACGGATTTTTTTGACGAACTAATTTCTATTTTCAAATTTCATAAAAAAGAGAAAAAAATAACAAAGGATGTTGTCAAAGAAGTTGTTTATCAAATTCACAATTATTTGCTGAATCCAAAAAAATACACCGGCGATTATCCTTACACCGAATTGGACTTACAAGGACAAAAAGCCGTTCGCGATCTGTTTAAGCGATTTGATTTTGTCGCTTCGCTTGGCCCGGAAATAGCCAAAGAATTTCGCAAGTCGATTTTGAGATCTTTTCAAGGCGAAGAATTCAATCAGTACCTTACCGAAAAATGCGTTATAGATTTTGTTTTCGGTCTGATTGGCAAATTGAACAAACACACGAAAGTTTTGGATTTCGAGTGTGGTAGTGGAGGATTTTTGGCGACGGCAGTCAATCAGAACAATTTGGATTTGGAAAATGTGATGGGGATTGATATTGAGGACTTGCCTTATATCATCGCCAAAACTTACTTTGCTCTGTACTTCGGAAAAACCGGTGAGGGGTTGAATCTTGTCCCAATAAAGAAAGATAACGGCTTGTTTTATCACGGCAAGAATTGGGATTTAGTTGTGGGCAATCCCGCCGGAAGCAGTAAATACGAACATGGCGATGAAGATAAAATTTTTGAGAATCTAAATAGTGATTTAAATAACGACGACAAAAAAGATAAAATTTCGGAGTACAATTTGTCAATTCAGCAAGCGATTCAATCCGCTCGCGTTGGCGGCAAGATTTGTTTGATACTGCCTGAAGGAGTGTTTTCAAATTCTCAAGACGAGTTTTTAAGAAAATATATCGCCAAATATTGCAATATATTGGCAATCGTGAGCTTGCCACCGGGGTCGTTCAGAAGAGGAACAACAGTAAGCCAGTTAAGGAGAGGCGCACAATCTGCTTCAATGAAAATGTCTATTGTGTACGCGGAAAAAACCAGAGAGGTCAGGAAAAAAGAAGGATTGGAAGTTGATTTGAGGCATTTGGACTACCCGATATTTTTAGCGCACATTGATAAGGTTGATTCCGGATCAGGCGAAATCAGTGAATGGCTGGAGGAAAGATTAAACGTTGTGTTGGAGCAATGGAAAGAGTGGCAGAATAAAGCTGAATTGAATGATATTGAAAAAATAACCACAAAGCTTGATAAAGAAGAAAAGATAAAAGAAAATCAAAAAACTTTGTTTAGCAAGGTCGAGCTCGACAAGACAAACATAGAAAAAAGTAAAAAGATAAAACCAAAAGAGGGTAAGTCAGAAACAAAGATAAGCAAAAACTTGGAAGATTTATTAAGTTAAAAATATGAAAAAAGATAATAAAACAATAGGTATTACAATTCGTTTTTTCACCAACGATCTGCCGGGTCGTGTAGGAACCAAAAAGGAACACACACCATTTTGGACTTGTGGCAACGTTCATCTCGAGGCGAACAAAACAAAAGGAATAAAACCTCAAGATGAAATGTTCAATTACTTTGAAGATATTCCCCGCGCAATTAAGGTGGTTTTAAGCAAAAGTAAATTGGTAGCCGTTGAAGATGTTGCGTATAGCATGAGAGCAGAGAAAAGAAGAAAAACAAGTTGATCAGCTCGTCTATGGTTCGATAAACTCACCACAGGTAAACTCTACACCCTCACCCCGGAGGAAATTAAGGTTGTGGAAAATTGATTTGCATTTTCAAAAATTTATGTCCTAACTTTAAAACCAAGTTGATTTTTTAAATAAAATATGCTAGACTTAAACTAAAGTAGATAAAAAATTGAGAGATTAATAAATCGGGGGTTCGCTAAACATTTTTTGTGACGCAACCTCATTCATCCCTCCGATTCACGGAAAGATGCTCGTCCGAAAACGGCGGCATCTCAAGAAAAACGGACGGGATAGGTCCGTTTTTTTGTTTGCTGAGTCGAAAAACAGTAATTATTAATTCATTGCTTGTCAAAATATATGATAACTTTAGAGCTTGTTTTCGCAGTTATAACAACCGTCCTTACTCTAGCCAATATTTTTCAGTGGTTTGATCACAGATCAAAAAATAAAGCACTGCAAAGCTTTCTGGAAGCTATTCACGACATCTCTAAAAGGTTAGAGGGGGTAAG
The genomic region above belongs to Candidatus Niyogibacteria bacterium and contains:
- a CDS encoding N-6 DNA methylase, producing MSTEIKQKKQDLGIFYTDQRIVSFIYDILSVWKAKEDEDLKRWESRKPHAHYPSVIDPACGEGIFLKKAVESGFTGYNPTHKVPYIFGIDIDESVVDKWESVELLNFFHEDRRAMKNHFYGQNGLLNLPNRKLPYKKMEDGLVQFDAVVGNPPYGGIGLKEEEMRGKLAASLLEYEIWKYAFDIQISKQGNMFGSMASQKDIVNRLRNMPIEILFLERFIQLAKPGGWIAIIIPDGILTNSNSHYVREFVSEKARVEAIVSLPRDAFKNVGTTAKTSILFLQKYKDQGKERDLNYPVFLASVESLEEKYFKIIKDAYQKHYTKI
- a CDS encoding SAM-dependent DNA methyltransferase, with protein sequence MPEQRSENSYIVNDILPFLASNFGYPIHDAERVKINDVPIFRPSGGRSGSTIDIVYYHNGEPVLLIEAKTKHKTHESALIEAKNYLKNFPIDKPEFAPSGLPPKILATTVGKNIKFYKWSIDYSKPIPDFITEEIEVLSFEKLLSYYGLIKEYKARILEPKNFATDFFDELISIFKFHKKEKKITKDVVKEVVYQIHNYLLNPKKYTGDYPYTELDLQGQKAVRDLFKRFDFVASLGPEIAKEFRKSILRSFQGEEFNQYLTEKCVIDFVFGLIGKLNKHTKVLDFECGSGGFLATAVNQNNLDLENVMGIDIEDLPYIIAKTYFALYFGKTGEGLNLVPIKKDNGLFYHGKNWDLVVGNPAGSSKYEHGDEDKIFENLNSDLNNDDKKDKISEYNLSIQQAIQSARVGGKICLILPEGVFSNSQDEFLRKYIAKYCNILAIVSLPPGSFRRGTTVSQLRRGAQSASMKMSIVYAEKTREVRKKEGLEVDLRHLDYPIFLAHIDKVDSGSGEISEWLEERLNVVLEQWKEWQNKAELNDIEKITTKLDKEEKIKENQKTLFSKVELDKTNIEKSKKIKPKEGKSETKISKNLEDLLS